From the genome of Salvelinus fontinalis isolate EN_2023a unplaced genomic scaffold, ASM2944872v1 scaffold_0036, whole genome shotgun sequence, one region includes:
- the LOC129842373 gene encoding zinc finger protein 883-like isoform X1 — protein sequence MSSLNYSPPIKEEAVCWTEKEALGLNIVVKEEKEEEDVTVKQEVEGEAVTVKEEEKDVSVKEEEDAFRVKEEDVTVKEEEDAVFGVKKEGEITVTLKDEDEEIGDLSNTRERPDFPFDRRKSPSGEPDPETPKPVTRHHCSLCGRSFTKLGNLKEHERKHTGEKPFQCSQCGKRFSRTHELILHERTHTGEKPHNCSQCGKSFAQLGNLKKHKRIHTGEKPYPCSHCGKYFRLSEHLKSHERTHTGEKTHNCSQCGKSFSHLGNLKKHKRIHTGEKPYPCSHCVKKFRLLQNLKSHERTHTGEKPHNCVQCGKSFSHLGNLNKHKKIHSGEKPYPCSQCGKNFALPESLKSHERTHTGEKPHNCFQCGKSFSHSATLNQHKRIHSQEKPYHCSQCGKNFALSENLKEHERTHTGEKPYKCSQCGKSFTKPGNLKRHVDIHTQGRVSSQFGKSFS from the exons ATGAGCTCCCTAAACTACTCCCCTCCCATTAAAGAAGAGGcagtctgctggacggagaaagaagctctggggctgaacattgtcgtgaaagaggagaaggaagaggaggatgtcacagtaaaacaagaagtagagggtgaggctgttaccgtgaaagaagaagagaaagacgtttcagtgaaagaagaggaagacgcgttcagagtgaaagaggaggatgttactgtgaaagaagaggaggatgcagtttttggagtgaagaaggaaggagagattactgtcacattgaaagatgaagatgaggagataggagatctgagtaacacca gagagagaccagacttTCCCTTTGACAGACGGAAGAGTCCTTCAGGGGAACCAGACCCAGAGACTCCCAAACCAGTGACACGACATCACTGCTCCCTGTGTGGAAGGAGTTTTACCAAGTTAGGGAACCTAAAAGAGcatgagagaaaacacacaggagaaaagcctttccaatgctcccagtgtggaaagagatttTCACGAACTCATGAACTAATATtacatgagaggacacacacaggggaAAAACCACACaattgctcccagtgtggaaagagttttgcgCAGTTAGGGAACCTAAAAAAACATAAGAgaatacacactggagagaaaccttacccCTGTTCCCACTGTGGAAAATATTTTAGGTTGTCAGAACACTTAAAATcacatgagaggacacacacaggggaaaaaacacacaattgctcccagtgtggaaagagtttttccCATTTAGGGAACCTAAAAAAACATAAGAgaatacacactggagagaaaccttacccCTGTTCCCATTGTGTAAAGAAATTTAGGTTATTACAAAACTTAAAATcacatgagaggacacacacaggggaAAAACCACACAATTGCgtccagtgtggaaagagtttttccCATTTAGGGAACCTGAACAAACATAAGAAAATACactctggagagaagccttaccccTGTTCCCAATGTGGAAAGAATTTTGCATTGCCAGAAAGCTTAAAATCACATgaaaggacacacacaggggAAAAACCACACAATTGcttccagtgtggaaagagtttttccCATTCAGCGACCCTGAATCAACATAAGAGAATACACTCTcaagagaagccttaccactgttcccagtgtggaaagaattTTGCATTGTCAGAGAACCTGAAGGAGcacgagaggacacacacaggagaaaagccttacaaatgctcccagtgtggaaagagttttactaaACCAGGGAACCTGAAAAGGCAtgtggacatacacacacaggggagGGTAAGCTCACAGTTTGGAAAGAGCTTTAGTTAG